A genomic region of Miscanthus floridulus cultivar M001 chromosome 3, ASM1932011v1, whole genome shotgun sequence contains the following coding sequences:
- the LOC136541704 gene encoding uncharacterized protein isoform X1, translated as MKTEKRQAKSARIRDKYPDRIPVIVEKAGRTDVPKIDEKTECQKVITDYLSARDDWLSQLDHASFAECRGMGPWA; from the exons ATGAAAACAG AAAAAAGGCAGGCCAAATCTGCCAGGATCAGGGATAAGTACCCCGATAGAATCCCA GTGATTGTTGAGAAAGCTGGCAGGACTGATGTCCCTAAAATTGATGAGAA AACCGAATGTCAGAAGGTCATCACGGACTACTTGAGTGCCAGAGATGATTGGCTATCCCAGCTCGATCATGCAAG TTTTGCAGAATGCAGAGGCATGGGCCCTTGGGCTTAA
- the LOC136541704 gene encoding uncharacterized protein isoform X2, producing MKTEKRQAKSARIRDKYPDRIPVIVEKAGRTDVPKIDEKTECQKVITDYLSARDDWLSQLDHARTIGDRSLNDLGDLKHYDHVVESAPTRIKYLSLNWSTPPR from the exons ATGAAAACAG AAAAAAGGCAGGCCAAATCTGCCAGGATCAGGGATAAGTACCCCGATAGAATCCCA GTGATTGTTGAGAAAGCTGGCAGGACTGATGTCCCTAAAATTGATGAGAA AACCGAATGTCAGAAGGTCATCACGGACTACTTGAGTGCCAGAGATGATTGGCTATCCCAGCTCGATCATGCAAG GACCATAGGAGATAGGTCGCTAAATGACTTGGGCGATTTAAAACACTACGATCATGTCGTCGAGTCCGCACCAACAAGGATCAAGTATTTGTCACTGAACTGGTCAACCCCACCAAGGTGA
- the LOC136545820 gene encoding cis-prenyltransferase 4, chloroplastic-like, with amino-acid sequence MLSRFLSVTARRTRHQARRLHAGAGAVVAPPPQALVQSGIRPESLPRHVAVVTDGNRRWAKARGMLTAEGHEAGRRALEHTIGLSHAWGIRALTVFAFSQENFGRPKMEVDYLMGMIERTIRDNIDEYARNGIRMHVIGDPSRRPASLQNAAREAEEMTRNNSKFHLMLATCYSGRWDIVQACRELAGEVQGKTLRPEDIDESLLASKLATGVAGEFSCPDLVIRTSGEVRLSNFLMWQSAYSELYFTDVMWPDFGETEYLQALSSFQSRERRFGQRNA; translated from the exons ATGCTGTCGCGCTTTCTGTCTGTTACTGCTCGCCGCACGCGCCACCAGGCTCGCAGACTGCACGCCGGCGCGGGCGCCGTCGTCGCTCCTCCGCCTCAGGCGCTGGTCCAGAGCGGGATCCGGCCGGAGTCGCTGCCGCGGCACGTAGCGGTGGTGACCGACGGGAACAGGCGATGGGCGAAGGCGCGGGGGATGCTGACGGCGGAGGGCCACGAGGCTGGCCGTCGTGCGCTGGAGCACACGATAGGGCTCTCCCACGCCTGGGGCATCCGCGCGCTCACGGTGTTCGCATTCTCCCAGGAGAACTTCGGGCGCCCCAAG ATGGAGGTCGATTACTTGATGGGAATGATCGAGCGGACGATCCGCGATAACATCGACGAGTACGCGAG GAACGGGATTCGGATGCATGTCATCGGAGACCCCTCAAGACGTCCGGCTTCTCTGCAGAACGCTGCTCGGGAAGCGGAGGAGATGACGAGGAACAACTCGAAGTTCCACCTGATGCTGGCGACCTGCTACAGCGGGCGATGGGACATCGTGCAAGCGTGCCGAGAGCTCGCTGGCGAAGTGCAGGGCAAGACACTCAGGCCGGAGGACATCGACGAGTCGTTGCTTGCTAGCAAGCTCGCCACAGGCGTCGCCGGCGAGTTCTCGTGCCCCGACCTGGTCATCAGGACAAGCGGCGAGGTGAGGCTGAGCAACTTCTTGATGTGGCAGTCCGCCTACTCTGAGCTCTACTTCACCGACGTGATGTGGCCTGATTTTGGggagaccgagtacctacaggcgCTGAGCTCATTCCAGAGCAGAGAACGGCGGTTTGGTCAGAGAAATGCTTAA